Genomic segment of candidate division TA06 bacterium:
ATTGGAATGACAGGTTTAATAATTGACACCAGCGGCCCCTGGCTTAACCTGGCGGTTTGCCGGGCGGGAAAAGTCCTGGCCTCGGTGTTACAACAGGCGGGAAACAGGCAGGCTGAAATATTGCCTGAGGAATTGGGGAAAATATTATCCGCCGCCAAGTTGAACCTATCGGATATAAACTGGCTGGCGGTTACGGCGGGGCCGGGTTCGTTCACCGGCCTGCGGGTGGGGATCTCCTTTGCCCAGGGCTTGGCGATGGGAAGCAGCATAAAACTTCTATCGCTGAACACCCTGGACGTCATGGCCAGTCTGCCGGAAGGATTTACGGGGAATATATCCCCGATGCTAGACGCCAAAAAAGGCCAGGTCTATACCGCCTTGTATCGTTCAGAAAAAGGCGTCAGCCAGATAATCTCGTCCTATCAGGTGGTGGAACCCCGGACCTGGCTTTCCCAACTTCCTCCCCAAACAAAAATATTTGGCAGCGGAGCCCTGGCTTACCGGGAATTGATCTCCGGCTCCTA
This window contains:
- the tsaB gene encoding tRNA (adenosine(37)-N6)-threonylcarbamoyltransferase complex dimerization subunit type 1 TsaB — protein: MTGLIIDTSGPWLNLAVCRAGKVLASVLQQAGNRQAEILPEELGKILSAAKLNLSDINWLAVTAGPGSFTGLRVGISFAQGLAMGSSIKLLSLNTLDVMASLPEGFTGNISPMLDAKKGQVYTALYRSEKGVSQIISSYQVVEPRTWLSQLPPQTKIFGSGALAYRELISGSYPQLQIDEACPNGPEISGLVKLAIKKRQEENFVPAEELDAFYIRPSDAVVKSHV